Proteins encoded within one genomic window of Spirochaeta isovalerica:
- the hemW gene encoding radical SAM family heme chaperone HemW — protein MKSIPLYLHIPFCRSKCSYCNFYSIPLKDEKTENDFTDQLISQIIHQMKLTGSRSLKTVYIGGGTPSGLSHSALRRLLDFLRTKTNNGTEEFTMECNPEDVTEELIALLKDSPVDRLSLGIQSFNEIVLQESGRRTTVESIDTALDILRREWSGRLNIDIITGLPGQSAIGQISDMEKAVQSGADHISCYSLIIEENSPISNNPLLPDSEEEENQWSLSREYLIDKGFNHYEVSNFAKTDSESLHNLQYWKMNEYLGCGPGAVAMFRNGSIQRYSNPPDLKLWLEGESSDWNASVEEISPGEFLFENFMMGLRTAKGIDKTEFIKRFSITPEEIIKDTIRSLPPGSFRFHDDCISLSDDMRLFMNPVLLKIREEIDKAGFDFPVSWP, from the coding sequence ATGAAATCCATTCCTCTTTATCTGCACATTCCTTTCTGCCGGAGCAAATGCAGTTATTGCAACTTTTACTCTATTCCTCTCAAGGATGAAAAGACGGAAAATGATTTTACTGATCAATTAATCAGCCAGATTATCCATCAGATGAAACTGACCGGTTCCCGATCATTAAAAACAGTTTATATAGGCGGCGGGACTCCATCAGGTCTGTCCCATTCAGCCTTGAGACGGCTTCTGGATTTTTTAAGGACAAAGACAAATAACGGAACAGAAGAATTCACTATGGAGTGCAATCCTGAAGATGTTACGGAAGAGTTAATAGCTCTGCTTAAGGACAGTCCGGTAGACCGGCTGAGTCTTGGCATACAGAGTTTCAATGAAATCGTTCTCCAAGAGTCCGGTAGAAGAACTACGGTTGAAAGCATCGATACAGCCCTTGATATTCTCAGGCGTGAATGGTCCGGCAGGTTAAACATCGATATTATTACCGGTCTTCCCGGCCAGAGTGCGATCGGTCAGATATCCGATATGGAAAAAGCGGTCCAATCCGGTGCGGATCATATATCCTGTTATTCTCTGATTATTGAAGAAAACTCTCCTATTTCAAATAACCCGCTGCTTCCCGATAGTGAAGAAGAAGAAAACCAGTGGAGTTTGAGTCGTGAGTACTTGATCGATAAGGGCTTCAATCATTACGAAGTGTCCAATTTTGCCAAAACGGATTCCGAGAGTCTTCATAATCTTCAATACTGGAAAATGAATGAGTACCTCGGTTGCGGTCCGGGAGCTGTGGCTATGTTCAGAAATGGATCCATACAGCGATACAGTAATCCGCCTGATCTGAAACTCTGGCTTGAAGGGGAGTCTTCGGACTGGAATGCTTCTGTTGAGGAAATATCTCCCGGCGAGTTTTTGTTTGAAAATTTCATGATGGGACTGAGAACCGCGAAAGGCATTGATAAAACAGAATTCATAAAAAGGTTTTCCATTACTCCGGAAGAGATCATAAAAGATACAATAAGATCTCTTCCTCCGGGATCATTCAGATTCCATGATGATTGTATTTCCCTTAGCGATGATATGAGGCTGTTTATGAATCCCGTACTGTTGAAAATAAGAGAAGAAATCGATAAAGCGGGTTTTGATTTTCCAGTCAGCTGGCCTTAG
- the lepB gene encoding signal peptidase I, which translates to MAVRFKRSYHDRKETVARRRKTILKVLILLLFFQIVFSLFAATIKMTSISMEPEVSRGSVMIYSPFVYGFKINMLGLQLPQVRTPERGDLIVLTPPYMERRKGAFAVLNGVVKFFTFGKVNLNSISSESWNQGYLIKRIVGIPGDTIRMSDYKVSIKPEGSIYFLSEFEVIDKDYDIQINNLPEFWTDDMPFSGNIDALTLEDDQYFVLGDNRMMSSDSTDWGVLSRERIEGLILMKYWPLNQFTLYK; encoded by the coding sequence ATGGCAGTGAGATTTAAGCGTTCCTATCATGACAGGAAAGAGACAGTTGCCCGACGCCGTAAAACCATTTTAAAAGTACTCATTCTTCTCCTTTTTTTTCAAATTGTCTTTTCCCTTTTTGCCGCCACAATAAAAATGACCTCCATTTCCATGGAACCGGAAGTCAGCAGGGGCAGCGTTATGATCTATTCTCCCTTCGTTTACGGTTTCAAAATAAATATGTTAGGTTTGCAGCTGCCGCAAGTACGAACTCCCGAACGGGGAGATTTGATTGTACTGACGCCTCCTTATATGGAAAGAAGAAAAGGAGCTTTTGCAGTTTTAAACGGAGTTGTTAAATTCTTTACTTTCGGGAAGGTTAATTTAAATTCAATAAGCTCTGAATCATGGAATCAGGGGTATCTCATTAAAAGAATCGTTGGAATTCCCGGAGATACGATAAGAATGAGCGACTATAAGGTATCTATCAAACCCGAGGGATCGATTTATTTTCTCAGTGAATTTGAAGTCATTGATAAAGATTATGATATCCAGATTAACAATCTCCCTGAGTTCTGGACTGATGATATGCCTTTTTCAGGGAATATAGATGCGCTGACTCTTGAAGATGATCAATACTTTGTACTCGGTGATAACAGAATGATGTCGAGCGACTCTACTGATTGGGGCGTTTTATCAAGAGAACGGATAGAAGGTTTGATTTTGATGAAATACTGGCCGTTAAATCAATTTACGCTGTACAAATGA
- the smpB gene encoding SsrA-binding protein SmpB, which yields MGQKKKKTPSNVLGTNRKARFNYFVEDTLECGIALQGTEVKSLKESKFSFTDSFVEIIRGEMFLNKLHITPYDFGNIHNHTPDRSRKLLAHKKEIEKLEKKVNEKGFTLIPLKFYLKNGRVKVEVGLCRGKKLYDKRETIKKKDQNRDAERNFRNDY from the coding sequence ATGGGACAGAAAAAGAAAAAGACACCATCCAATGTGCTGGGAACCAATAGAAAAGCAAGATTTAATTATTTTGTAGAAGACACTCTTGAATGCGGGATCGCTTTACAGGGCACGGAAGTCAAGTCTTTGAAAGAATCAAAATTCTCTTTTACAGACAGTTTCGTTGAAATAATACGGGGTGAAATGTTTCTCAACAAGCTTCACATTACACCTTATGATTTCGGCAACATACACAACCATACTCCCGACCGTTCAAGAAAGCTTCTTGCGCATAAGAAAGAAATCGAAAAACTTGAAAAAAAGGTGAATGAGAAAGGTTTTACTTTAATACCTCTTAAATTCTATCTGAAAAATGGAAGAGTTAAAGTTGAAGTCGGCTTATGCCGCGGTAAAAAGCTTTACGATAAAAGGGAAACAATAAAAAAGAAAGATCAGAATCGCGATGCCGAAAGGAATTTCCGTAACGACTATTGA